The proteins below are encoded in one region of Aequorivita iocasae:
- a CDS encoding isoaspartyl peptidase/L-asparaginase family protein, whose amino-acid sequence MKKYSLVIHGGAGTLVKGLMTQEKEEQYKSALNEALEKGYAILENSGSAMDAVEVAVNHLEDSPLFNAGKGSVFTNDGTHEMDAAIMDGKTLDAGAVSLITGIKNPISLARDVMEKTEHVFLAGEGAMRFAKSLDYTLEAPEYFYDEHRYQQWQNIKDSDKFQLDHSMKKEGKFGTVGAVACDQNGNVAAATSTGGMTNKRWGRVGDSPMIGSGTYANNKTCAVSCTGSGEYFIRGVVAYDVSCLMEYKGMALAEAASEVINKRVLEIGGDGGLIAVDAEGNIAMPFNTEGMYRAFKTSKGEKEIGIYRK is encoded by the coding sequence ATGAAAAAATATTCATTGGTAATCCATGGCGGAGCAGGAACATTGGTAAAAGGTTTGATGACGCAAGAAAAGGAGGAACAATATAAATCAGCTTTAAACGAAGCTTTGGAAAAAGGATATGCAATACTTGAAAATAGCGGAAGCGCTATGGACGCGGTGGAAGTTGCGGTAAACCATTTAGAGGATTCGCCACTTTTCAACGCAGGAAAAGGTAGTGTTTTTACCAACGATGGCACCCACGAAATGGATGCTGCCATTATGGATGGTAAAACGCTTGATGCAGGGGCGGTCTCCCTTATTACTGGTATTAAAAACCCAATATCCTTGGCTCGGGATGTTATGGAAAAAACGGAACATGTTTTTTTGGCAGGTGAAGGAGCGATGCGTTTTGCGAAAAGTCTGGACTACACTTTGGAAGCTCCCGAATATTTCTATGATGAACATCGTTACCAGCAATGGCAAAACATAAAAGATAGCGACAAATTTCAGTTGGATCACAGTATGAAAAAGGAAGGTAAGTTTGGAACTGTTGGCGCTGTGGCCTGCGACCAAAATGGAAACGTTGCCGCTGCCACATCCACTGGGGGAATGACCAACAAGCGGTGGGGCCGAGTGGGCGACAGTCCGATGATTGGGTCTGGAACATATGCCAATAACAAAACCTGCGCGGTAAGTTGCACGGGCAGTGGCGAATATTTTATTCGTGGCGTGGTGGCTTATGATGTTTCCTGCTTAATGGAATACAAAGGAATGGCTTTAGCTGAAGCTGCTTCCGAAGTAATCAACAAAAGAGTTTTGGAAATTGGTGGCGATGGCGGCTTGATTGCCGTTGATGCCGAAGGGAATATAGCAATGCCTTTCAATACTGAAGGGATGTACCGCGCTTTTAAAACTTCCAAAGGGGAAAAAGAGATTGGTATATATAGGAAATGA
- a CDS encoding cyanophycinase yields the protein MSVKGTLIPIGGNEDKGIEQSEIYTLEYIQEGILSRVVRESGGKEALIVVIPTASSIPNEVSENYLHAFGKLGCTNVRIMDIRNREEAEDPLHLTLMKKADCVMFSGGDQSKIVQYIGGTLLHKIIQERYEKDNFVIAGTSAGAMCMSQEMIKGGGIKEAFTKGAVLMGEGMGFIPNLIIDSHFIRRGRFGRLAEAVARFPKLIGIGLAEDTGLVIKNCNIVEVIGSGMVILFDPRKLKHNNQAVVADGTPMSLNNLKTHILANGDRFDIKKKKLKISPHHIRVIESQTL from the coding sequence ATGAGCGTAAAAGGCACACTGATCCCCATAGGTGGAAATGAAGATAAGGGCATTGAACAGAGCGAAATATATACACTAGAATATATTCAGGAAGGGATCTTATCCCGTGTGGTTCGTGAAAGTGGGGGGAAAGAAGCCCTAATAGTTGTTATCCCAACTGCTTCAAGTATTCCGAATGAAGTGAGCGAAAACTATCTGCACGCTTTTGGAAAATTAGGGTGTACCAACGTTCGCATTATGGATATCCGCAATCGTGAGGAAGCAGAAGATCCGCTGCATTTAACCTTGATGAAAAAAGCCGATTGCGTTATGTTTTCTGGAGGTGACCAATCCAAAATAGTACAATATATTGGCGGAACCCTTCTGCACAAAATAATTCAAGAACGGTACGAAAAAGATAACTTTGTAATTGCCGGAACCAGCGCTGGAGCAATGTGCATGAGCCAGGAAATGATAAAAGGTGGCGGAATAAAAGAAGCCTTTACAAAAGGTGCTGTTTTAATGGGTGAAGGCATGGGCTTCATTCCAAACTTGATAATCGATTCACACTTTATACGCCGCGGACGGTTTGGAAGACTTGCCGAAGCAGTGGCACGATTTCCCAAACTTATCGGTATTGGCTTGGCGGAAGATACTGGCTTAGTAATAAAAAACTGCAATATCGTGGAAGTGATTGGCTCGGGAATGGTCATTCTTTTTGACCCAAGGAAGCTAAAACACAACAATCAAGCAGTGGTTGCCGACGGTACGCCAATGTCCCTAAATAATTTGAAAACACACATTTTAGCAAACGGCGATCGTTTCGATATCAAGAAAAAGAAACTTAAAATTTCGCCTCATCACATTCGTGTGATTGAATCTCAAACTTTGTGA
- the cphA gene encoding cyanophycin synthetase — protein sequence MRIREINAMRGPNYWSIRRHKLIVMVLDLEEMEELPSNKIDGFSDRLKSMFPSMYSHRCSVGEPGGFFQRVEEGTWMGHVIEHIALEIQTLADMDTGFGRTRGYGEKGVYNVVFSYIEENVGRYAAKAAVDICKALISGDSYDLEADIQRMREIREDERLGPSTGSIVEEAEARGIPWIRLNKYSLCQLGYGANQKRIQATVTSETSSIGVEIACDKEDTKYLLEQAEVEVPRGDIIGRESSLAEACRYVGFPLVVKPVGGNHGRGITVNIKNYEDALVAFHAAKNVSPKVIIEKYITGEDYRLLVINNVLVAAAKRSPAHIMGDGKSTIKELVDEVNKDPRRGYGHENVLTKITINDLTKTIIAAKGYTEDSVPKEGEKVILKDTANLSTGGTAEDVTDIVHPSNVSMAERISKIIDLDICGIDIMTTDISQPLNETGGAVLEVNAGPGFRMHLAPTTGLPRNVAAPVVDKLFPKQGDTGRIPIIATTGTNGKTTTTRLIAHMAKMKGYRVGYTTSDGVYIQNRLLMKGDCTGPASAEFVLKDPTVNFAVLECARGGLLRAGLGFKKCDVGIVTNVAADHLGLKGIHTIEQLAKVKGVIPETVLPDGYAILNADDDLVYEMRRSINCNLALFSMDEENPRIKALQKLGGITAIYENGYVTLCRGTWKMRIMKAENIPLTFGGKASFMIQNILPAVIAANVRGIGIEDMKVALETFIPSATQTPGRLNLFKFENFSILLDYAHNPAGMRALQQFTDSFDATEKIGIIAGVGDRREEDTNELGSIAAEMFDEIIIRQDKNLRGKSEEELIKMLNVGIKMKNPNKKTTIIPSEKEAITHAIKNAKKGSLIICCSDVIPDALDLVMKFKEQETRGEKISLY from the coding sequence ATGCGTATAAGGGAAATCAACGCCATGCGAGGGCCGAATTACTGGTCCATACGTCGTCATAAATTAATTGTAATGGTCCTTGACCTTGAGGAAATGGAAGAACTCCCTTCCAATAAAATTGACGGCTTCAGTGATCGGCTAAAAAGCATGTTCCCGAGCATGTATAGCCATCGTTGTAGCGTGGGCGAACCGGGCGGATTTTTTCAACGTGTGGAAGAAGGCACTTGGATGGGTCACGTAATTGAACATATCGCATTGGAAATTCAAACCTTGGCCGATATGGATACGGGCTTTGGAAGAACCCGCGGTTATGGCGAAAAAGGCGTTTACAATGTGGTCTTTAGTTATATTGAAGAAAATGTGGGGCGGTATGCTGCGAAAGCAGCGGTTGATATTTGCAAAGCACTTATCTCGGGTGATAGCTATGATTTGGAGGCCGATATACAACGGATGCGTGAAATACGCGAGGATGAACGCCTAGGGCCAAGTACAGGTTCCATTGTTGAAGAAGCTGAAGCCCGTGGCATTCCGTGGATTCGTTTGAATAAATATTCACTTTGCCAATTGGGTTACGGCGCCAACCAAAAAAGAATACAGGCGACGGTAACTTCAGAAACTAGTAGTATTGGGGTTGAAATAGCCTGCGATAAGGAAGACACCAAATACCTTTTGGAGCAGGCAGAAGTGGAAGTTCCAAGGGGCGACATTATTGGTCGCGAAAGCAGCCTTGCGGAAGCCTGTAGATATGTAGGATTTCCGTTGGTTGTAAAACCCGTGGGCGGAAACCATGGTCGCGGGATTACCGTCAACATTAAAAACTACGAAGATGCTTTGGTGGCTTTTCATGCTGCAAAAAATGTTTCACCCAAAGTTATAATAGAAAAATACATTACGGGTGAAGATTACCGTTTGCTGGTAATCAATAATGTTTTGGTAGCAGCCGCGAAGCGCAGTCCTGCACACATCATGGGCGACGGAAAATCCACCATAAAAGAATTGGTTGATGAAGTAAATAAAGATCCACGTCGCGGTTATGGACACGAAAATGTGCTCACAAAAATCACTATTAATGATTTGACCAAAACTATCATCGCCGCAAAAGGTTATACCGAAGATTCTGTACCAAAAGAAGGTGAAAAAGTTATTTTAAAAGACACTGCAAACTTAAGCACAGGCGGCACAGCGGAAGATGTTACCGATATCGTACATCCATCAAACGTTTCCATGGCAGAACGCATTTCAAAGATAATAGACCTTGATATCTGCGGAATTGATATCATGACAACCGATATAAGCCAACCCTTAAATGAAACTGGCGGTGCAGTTTTGGAAGTAAATGCCGGACCCGGATTTAGGATGCATTTGGCTCCAACTACCGGACTTCCTCGAAATGTTGCTGCTCCCGTTGTAGATAAACTTTTTCCAAAACAGGGCGATACGGGCAGGATTCCAATAATAGCTACCACCGGTACCAATGGAAAAACCACAACTACGCGCCTTATTGCGCACATGGCAAAAATGAAAGGCTATCGAGTAGGTTATACCACAAGTGATGGCGTTTATATCCAAAATAGATTGTTGATGAAAGGCGATTGCACCGGTCCGGCAAGTGCCGAATTTGTATTGAAAGATCCAACGGTAAACTTCGCCGTTTTAGAATGTGCCCGGGGCGGCTTGCTTCGTGCAGGATTAGGTTTTAAAAAATGTGATGTCGGCATTGTAACTAATGTGGCTGCAGACCATTTGGGCTTAAAGGGAATCCACACCATTGAACAGTTGGCAAAAGTGAAAGGCGTTATCCCCGAAACCGTTTTGCCAGATGGTTATGCAATTTTAAACGCCGATGATGATTTGGTTTATGAAATGCGAAGAAGTATCAACTGCAACCTCGCTTTATTTTCAATGGACGAAGAAAACCCACGGATAAAAGCGCTTCAAAAACTTGGCGGAATCACTGCAATTTATGAAAACGGCTACGTCACCCTTTGTCGCGGAACTTGGAAAATGCGAATAATGAAAGCTGAAAACATTCCATTGACCTTCGGTGGAAAGGCAAGTTTTATGATACAAAATATCCTTCCAGCTGTTATTGCGGCAAACGTGCGCGGAATAGGCATTGAGGATATGAAAGTAGCTTTGGAAACCTTTATTCCTTCGGCAACCCAAACCCCAGGGAGATTGAATCTATTTAAATTTGAAAATTTCAGCATTTTGCTGGATTATGCGCACAATCCCGCGGGAATGCGTGCTTTGCAACAATTTACCGATTCCTTTGATGCCACCGAAAAAATTGGAATTATTGCAGGAGTGGGCGATAGAAGGGAAGAAGACACCAACGAATTGGGAAGTATTGCCGCAGAAATGTTTGATGAAATAATTATCCGGCAAGATAAAAACCTACGCGGAAAAAGTGAAGAGGAATTGATTAAAATGCTGAACGTTGGAATAAAAATGAAGAATCCAAACAAGAAAACCACTATTATTCCTTCAGAAAAAGAAGCCATTACACATGCCATAAAAAATGCAAAAAAAGGTTCACTCATTATCTGTTGTAGCGATGTAATCCCCGATGCATTGGACCTTGTGATGAAGTTTAAGGAACAGGAAACGCGGGGTGAAAAGATTTCCTTATATTAA
- a CDS encoding thioredoxin family protein has protein sequence MSKFGELIETKVPVLLDFFAEWDEACKEMHPVLRDVAAALGDKARVIKIDVDKNKELAEALRVKGLPTLMIYKNGEMKWRQSGEQDANTLIGLVNEYV, from the coding sequence ATGTCAAAATTTGGAGAATTAATTGAAACAAAAGTCCCAGTGCTGTTGGACTTTTTTGCAGAATGGGACGAGGCGTGCAAAGAAATGCACCCTGTACTAAGAGATGTTGCCGCCGCACTTGGCGATAAAGCACGTGTTATCAAAATAGACGTTGACAAAAATAAGGAGCTTGCCGAAGCGCTTAGGGTTAAAGGTCTTCCCACCCTAATGATTTACAAAAATGGCGAAATGAAATGGCGCCAAAGCGGAGAACAAGACGCCAATACACTTATTGGGCTTGTAAACGAATATGTTTAG
- a CDS encoding polysaccharide deacetylase family protein, which yields MPRFIQRLYPERVWAFSNKKDSVYLTFDDGPIPEVTPWVLDELKKHNAKATFFCIGENAKKHPEIFQRIIAESHAIGNHTFNHLNGWKTETSEYIENTLLAEKLITSKLFRPPYGKITSKQAKQLQQKGFKIIMWDVLSYDFDATISEKKCLQSVLKNIKPGSIVVFHDSLKAEKNLRYVLPKVLEYLKEKNLSPVAFDSRS from the coding sequence ATGCCCAGATTCATACAGCGGTTATACCCTGAGCGAGTCTGGGCATTTTCCAATAAAAAAGATTCGGTTTATCTCACTTTTGACGATGGCCCAATTCCCGAAGTAACACCCTGGGTTTTGGACGAATTGAAAAAGCACAATGCAAAAGCCACCTTTTTCTGTATAGGCGAAAACGCAAAAAAGCATCCAGAAATTTTTCAAAGAATTATTGCTGAAAGCCACGCTATTGGAAACCATACTTTCAACCATTTGAATGGCTGGAAAACAGAAACTTCTGAATATATTGAAAACACTTTACTTGCAGAAAAATTAATCACCTCAAAATTGTTTCGCCCCCCTTATGGAAAAATCACTTCAAAACAAGCAAAGCAATTACAACAAAAAGGTTTTAAAATTATAATGTGGGATGTGCTGAGCTATGATTTTGACGCGACCATTTCTGAAAAAAAATGCCTTCAAAGCGTTTTGAAAAACATTAAACCCGGAAGTATTGTTGTATTCCACGATAGCCTAAAGGCAGAAAAAAACCTTCGGTATGTTTTGCCGAAGGTTTTGGAATATTTAAAGGAAAAAAATTTATCTCCCGTTGCGTTTGATTCTCGTTCATAA
- a CDS encoding glycosyltransferase family 117 protein, protein MGSFNFTKWNKITGWLVFAIALTTYWLTVEPTASFWDAGEYITTASNLEVGHPPGAPLYQLLGAFFSIFAAEASQIALTINLMSVFASAFTILFMFWSLTILLSNLVSKHQEIDKTGAIAIIGSGAVGAIAFAFTDSFWFNAVEAEVYASAAFLMSVLFYTALRWEREMLEPRGNRWVILIAFIIGLSFGVHFMALLTIPAIGFLYFFKHYKTVTVKNFIIANIVTVAILLFIFKLLLPMTMKFFSASELFFVNSIGLPFNSGTIFAALLFIVLFIYGLRLTRKKGFVQLNTLLLCVLFIFIGFSSWLMLPIRANAGTVINENNPNNARELLAYYNREQYPETHLFYGPLFTETYVGLDEDNPYKDEKPKYEKDEATGKYIIVNNYKNAGQNTDDSQKAFMPRMWSTEHNANYMEFTGGLDFSVKSEYLSEPRLVDEVNKFKQAYNQGLVDKSDYDKFLKNFGQYLDIQKPSFFQNMKFMFEFQFGYMYWRYFMWNFTGRQDDVQGQYTDLHGNWISGIKFFDELRLGNQDSLTSDMKDNKARNTYFFLPLILGIIGLVFHFKNDQKSFWVLLVFFLFTGLALKVYLNERPFEPRERDYALVGSFYVFAIWIGYGVYALFDLAKDYLKPKIALPVVLAITTLAAPVLLATQNWDDHDRSNRYTAQSMAKMYLDSCDENAILFTIGDNDTFALWYAQNIEGYRQDVRIVNTSLFQTDWYIDDMKKKAFTSDPIPSQLTHEKYRWGTRDFLIYQQTTQDTIDIKTWMNFVASDSQATQIELPSGQQVNTFPSKIIRIPVDKEAVLRNGIVDEKDADKIVPYIDINLKGDIIYKNRMMMLDIIANNNWERPIYFSGGSFGDDDYLWMKDYLQLDGVVYKLVPIKTPLNRRSPFDMGRIDTDKMYDIVMSWDWGNSGSPDIYHDTETRRNGITYRSNLARLAEALINEGKDEKAEKVLDLAMEKMPIKYFEYYSLLEPFVVGYYELDKIEKARRVYDDVTKKYQENLTYYNSLKFNKQRAIAEDIISDMERYRGLVQLVVVYDEEQYGRDEAKEFNDYLKMFRHFYSPDEAMDLDKDVEKDSTIEMPLDSTLLEEMELEPTNQVNEDVPVN, encoded by the coding sequence ATGGGTTCTTTCAACTTTACAAAATGGAACAAAATTACGGGTTGGCTTGTCTTTGCTATAGCACTGACTACATATTGGTTAACCGTTGAGCCTACTGCCAGTTTTTGGGACGCAGGAGAGTATATTACAACCGCTAGTAATTTAGAAGTAGGTCACCCGCCTGGAGCCCCACTATACCAATTGCTTGGCGCTTTTTTCTCTATTTTTGCAGCAGAGGCTTCGCAAATAGCGCTTACCATAAATCTAATGTCAGTTTTTGCAAGTGCATTTACCATTTTGTTTATGTTCTGGTCGCTAACCATTTTACTTTCAAATTTGGTTTCTAAGCATCAAGAAATTGATAAAACCGGAGCAATTGCAATTATAGGAAGTGGCGCAGTTGGAGCGATCGCCTTTGCGTTCACGGATAGTTTTTGGTTTAATGCCGTGGAAGCGGAGGTATATGCAAGTGCAGCATTCTTAATGTCGGTTTTGTTTTACACCGCATTGCGCTGGGAGCGTGAAATGCTTGAGCCCCGGGGTAATCGATGGGTAATTCTCATTGCGTTTATTATCGGGCTTTCCTTTGGGGTTCACTTTATGGCGCTTCTCACCATTCCGGCAATTGGGTTTTTATATTTTTTCAAACATTATAAAACCGTTACCGTAAAAAATTTCATCATTGCAAATATTGTTACCGTGGCAATTCTTCTTTTCATCTTCAAGCTTTTATTGCCGATGACGATGAAATTTTTCAGTGCTTCAGAATTATTTTTTGTAAACAGTATTGGGCTTCCGTTTAACTCCGGGACTATTTTCGCCGCGCTTCTTTTTATCGTTCTTTTTATTTACGGCCTTCGATTGACACGCAAAAAAGGATTTGTACAGCTAAACACGCTTTTATTGTGCGTACTCTTTATATTCATTGGGTTTTCAAGTTGGTTGATGCTGCCTATTCGCGCCAATGCGGGAACGGTAATTAATGAAAACAACCCAAACAATGCCCGTGAACTTCTGGCTTATTACAACCGTGAACAGTATCCAGAAACACATCTTTTTTACGGCCCTCTCTTTACCGAAACCTATGTTGGGCTTGACGAGGACAACCCTTATAAAGACGAAAAACCAAAGTATGAAAAGGATGAGGCTACCGGAAAATACATCATCGTAAACAATTACAAAAATGCGGGCCAAAATACCGATGATTCACAAAAGGCATTTATGCCCCGTATGTGGAGCACAGAGCACAATGCCAATTATATGGAATTCACCGGCGGATTGGATTTTTCGGTGAAAAGTGAATATTTGAGCGAGCCTCGCCTTGTTGATGAGGTAAATAAATTTAAACAAGCTTACAATCAAGGCTTGGTTGATAAAAGCGATTATGACAAGTTCCTGAAAAATTTTGGACAATATCTAGACATCCAAAAGCCTTCTTTTTTCCAGAATATGAAATTTATGTTCGAGTTTCAGTTTGGTTATATGTACTGGCGTTATTTTATGTGGAATTTTACCGGAAGACAGGACGATGTACAGGGTCAGTACACAGATTTGCACGGCAATTGGATTAGCGGAATAAAATTTTTTGACGAACTGCGCTTGGGAAATCAAGACAGTCTTACAAGTGATATGAAAGACAACAAGGCGCGAAACACTTATTTTTTCCTTCCGCTTATTTTAGGAATTATAGGCTTGGTTTTTCACTTTAAAAATGACCAAAAAAGTTTTTGGGTATTGCTCGTATTCTTCCTTTTTACAGGATTGGCACTTAAAGTTTATCTAAACGAAAGACCTTTTGAGCCACGGGAGCGTGATTATGCGCTTGTGGGAAGCTTCTATGTTTTTGCCATTTGGATAGGCTATGGTGTGTATGCTCTTTTTGACCTAGCCAAAGATTATTTAAAACCGAAAATAGCACTGCCTGTCGTGCTTGCCATTACCACTTTGGCCGCACCAGTTTTGCTCGCCACCCAAAACTGGGACGATCACGACCGTAGCAATCGTTATACTGCGCAGAGTATGGCCAAAATGTATTTAGACTCCTGTGATGAAAATGCGATTCTCTTCACTATCGGCGATAATGACACCTTTGCACTTTGGTATGCCCAAAATATTGAAGGTTATAGGCAGGATGTACGTATCGTAAACACTAGTTTGTTCCAAACAGATTGGTATATTGACGACATGAAGAAAAAAGCATTTACCAGTGATCCAATACCCTCCCAATTAACCCACGAAAAGTATCGTTGGGGAACCCGTGATTTTTTAATATATCAACAAACCACTCAAGACACCATTGATATTAAAACTTGGATGAATTTTGTGGCAAGTGACAGTCAAGCCACCCAAATAGAACTTCCAAGTGGACAGCAGGTCAACACTTTTCCTTCAAAAATTATCAGAATTCCCGTAGATAAAGAAGCGGTATTACGAAACGGTATAGTTGATGAAAAGGATGCCGATAAAATTGTTCCATACATAGATATTAATCTTAAGGGAGACATTATCTACAAAAACAGAATGATGATGCTGGACATTATCGCAAATAATAACTGGGAACGGCCTATCTATTTTAGTGGCGGAAGTTTTGGCGATGATGATTATTTGTGGATGAAAGATTATTTACAATTGGATGGAGTGGTCTATAAGCTGGTTCCTATAAAAACTCCTTTAAACAGAAGAAGTCCTTTTGATATGGGAAGAATTGATACAGATAAAATGTATGATATTGTGATGTCTTGGGATTGGGGCAATAGCGGCAGCCCAGATATTTACCACGATACTGAAACCAGAAGAAACGGAATTACCTACAGAAGCAACCTTGCCCGTCTTGCTGAAGCGCTTATAAACGAAGGTAAAGATGAAAAAGCCGAGAAAGTACTGGATCTGGCCATGGAAAAAATGCCCATTAAGTATTTTGAATACTATTCGCTTTTGGAGCCTTTTGTAGTGGGCTATTACGAACTTGATAAAATTGAAAAAGCTCGCAGGGTTTATGATGATGTTACTAAAAAGTATCAAGAAAATTTAACCTATTACAATAGTTTAAAATTTAATAAACAACGCGCCATCGCCGAAGACATTATTAGCGATATGGAACGCTACCGCGGGCTTGTACAGCTTGTGGTTGTTTATGATGAAGAACAATATGGTAGAGACGAAGCGAAAGAATTTAACGACTATTTAAAAATGTTCCGCCACTTCTATTCTCCTGATGAAGCTATGGATTTAGACAAAGATGTTGAAAAAGACTCCACTATAGAAATGCCTCTGGATTCTACACTGTTAGAAGAAATGGAACTGGAGCCAACCAATCAGGTTAACGAAGATGTGCCCGTAAATTAA
- a CDS encoding NAD(P)/FAD-dependent oxidoreductase: protein MNDIAVDVLIIGAGPSGCVAASYLKNNGISCKVVEKSTFPRFVIGESLLPRCMDHFEETGLLDCLMERKYEIKAGARFLKDDIVCNFDFSKKHTPGWDYTWQVPRADFDHTLVKEVVKKGVDVSFGHEVTAVDFDEQGHSTTTVKSDDGNEYRIYAKFIIDSSGYGRVLPRLLDLEKPSTLNPNSAIYTHVKETKRPEGLEGTLITFDVVMDEVWLWVIPFSNGNTSIGFVGPTEFIESFEGTNSERMREMLKISEYYYDRLKDEDFLFEPHIIKNYSKAVKQLYGKGYALTGNSAEFLDPVFSSGVTFATESGLKAAKLITKELNGEKVDWENDYTGYIMKGVDVFRTYVSEWYTGNLQKIFFHRPENPIIKEQICAVLAGYVWDETNPFVKNHNRLVKTVAKVIDMENEMAN from the coding sequence ATGAATGATATTGCTGTTGATGTGTTAATTATTGGCGCAGGACCTTCGGGTTGCGTTGCTGCTTCTTACTTAAAAAACAACGGAATAAGCTGTAAAGTTGTTGAAAAAAGCACGTTTCCCCGTTTCGTTATTGGCGAAAGTCTTTTGCCTCGCTGTATGGACCATTTTGAGGAAACAGGACTTTTAGATTGCTTGATGGAACGAAAGTACGAAATAAAGGCAGGCGCTCGTTTTTTAAAGGACGATATAGTATGTAATTTTGATTTTTCCAAAAAACATACCCCAGGCTGGGACTATACATGGCAAGTGCCCCGAGCCGATTTTGACCACACGCTAGTAAAGGAGGTTGTAAAAAAGGGAGTAGATGTGTCCTTTGGGCACGAAGTAACTGCAGTTGATTTTGATGAGCAGGGCCACTCCACTACAACCGTAAAAAGCGATGACGGTAATGAATATAGAATATACGCAAAATTCATTATAGACAGCAGTGGCTATGGTAGGGTTTTGCCGCGCTTGCTGGATTTGGAAAAACCTTCAACCTTAAATCCGAATTCCGCAATTTATACCCACGTAAAGGAAACCAAGCGCCCCGAAGGGTTAGAAGGAACACTCATTACTTTTGATGTTGTAATGGATGAAGTTTGGCTGTGGGTAATTCCGTTTTCAAATGGAAATACCAGTATTGGTTTCGTGGGGCCAACAGAATTTATAGAATCTTTTGAAGGAACAAATTCTGAAAGAATGCGCGAAATGCTTAAAATTTCAGAATATTATTACGACCGGCTGAAAGATGAGGATTTTCTTTTTGAACCACATATCATAAAAAACTACTCAAAAGCGGTAAAACAGCTTTACGGAAAAGGCTATGCCCTAACGGGAAATAGCGCCGAATTTTTAGACCCAGTTTTTTCATCGGGCGTGACCTTTGCCACTGAATCTGGACTGAAAGCAGCTAAATTAATCACGAAGGAATTGAATGGCGAAAAGGTGGATTGGGAAAATGATTATACTGGTTACATAATGAAAGGTGTAGATGTTTTCAGAACCTATGTTAGCGAATGGTATACGGGCAATCTTCAGAAAATATTTTTCCACCGCCCCGAAAATCCTATTATTAAAGAGCAGATTTGCGCAGTGCTTGCAGGTTATGTTTGGGATGAAACTAATCCTTTTGTAAAAAACCACAACCGACTTGTAAAGACGGTAGCAAAGGTTATTGATATGGAGAATGAAATGGCCAACTAA